One segment of Gilliamella sp. ESL0441 DNA contains the following:
- a CDS encoding FAD-binding protein, translating into MDYDIAIVGLGPAGSTLARLLSPSFKIIAFDKKHQSGDAGFHKPCGGLLANDAQKSFIRQKLNLPTDILSDPQIFSVKTYDLQTNLVRNYQRTYVSFNRHKFDLWLKSLIPSSVEVHHNALCKEVMRIIEGYQITYLDENNIEHKITTRYVVGADGANSLVRRMRYPSHSIRQYVAIQQWFAEKHPHPFYSCIFDNQSTNCYAWSISKDGSFIFGGAFPKKTANKHFESLKEKLTQQGFIFGEPHKTEKCLVIYPNRFRDFYTGNENIFLIGEAAGFISASSLEGISYALDSAEILSKILNSAHPDPNKRYYFKTLPLRLKLYSKIVKAKILTTPFWRKLIMKSKIQHINME; encoded by the coding sequence ATGGATTATGATATCGCAATTGTAGGTCTTGGACCTGCAGGCAGTACCTTAGCACGTTTACTTAGCCCATCATTTAAAATTATTGCATTCGATAAAAAGCATCAATCTGGCGATGCAGGTTTTCATAAGCCTTGTGGTGGATTATTAGCGAATGATGCACAAAAATCATTTATTCGGCAAAAGCTTAATTTGCCTACTGATATTTTATCGGATCCTCAAATTTTTAGTGTTAAAACTTACGATTTACAAACTAACCTTGTTCGTAATTATCAACGCACCTATGTTAGCTTTAATCGACATAAATTTGACTTATGGTTAAAATCACTTATCCCATCATCTGTTGAAGTGCATCACAATGCATTATGTAAAGAAGTGATGCGTATTATAGAAGGTTATCAAATTACTTATCTTGATGAAAATAATATAGAGCATAAAATCACTACTCGTTATGTTGTTGGTGCAGATGGCGCAAATTCACTCGTCAGACGAATGCGCTATCCTTCCCATTCAATAAGGCAATATGTTGCCATACAACAATGGTTTGCAGAAAAGCATCCTCATCCCTTTTATTCTTGTATTTTTGATAATCAATCAACCAATTGTTATGCTTGGAGCATTTCAAAAGATGGTTCATTCATTTTTGGTGGCGCATTTCCCAAAAAAACAGCCAATAAACATTTTGAAAGTCTGAAAGAAAAATTAACTCAGCAAGGATTTATTTTCGGGGAACCCCATAAGACCGAAAAATGCTTAGTGATTTATCCAAACCGATTTCGTGATTTTTATACTGGAAACGAAAATATTTTTTTAATTGGTGAAGCGGCAGGATTTATTAGTGCCAGTTCTTTAGAAGGAATTAGCTATGCACTTGATAGCGCCGAGATTTTAAGCAAAATTTTAAATAGCGCTCATCCCGATCCAAATAAACGATACTATTTTAAAACATTGCCGTTACGATTAAAGCTATACAGTAAAATAGTCAAAGCCAAAATATTAACTACCCCTTTCTGGCGTAAATTAATCATGAAAAGTAAAATTCAGCATATAAATATGGAATAA
- the murA gene encoding UDP-N-acetylglucosamine 1-carboxyvinyltransferase: MEKFHVTGPTSLNGEVVISGAKNAALPILFAAILAEKPVELQNVPKLKDIDTTLDLLSQLGVKCQRNGSIHLDASHLDNYCAPYELVKTMRASIWALGPLVARFGQGQVSLPGGCAIGARPVDLHITGLQQLGATITLDEGYVKASVEGRLKGAHIVMDKVSVGATVTIMSAATLAEGKTIIENAACEPEIVDTAKFLNMLGAKITGAGTVRIEIEGVERLGGGVHEIVSDRIETGTFLVAAAISKGKITCRKTDPTLLDAVIAKLKEAGAKIETGEDWICLDMEGKRAKAVNIHTAPHPGFPTDMQAQFSLLNMVAQGTGIIKETIFENRFMHVPELVRMGARAEIEGNTLITHGVEKLSGTQVMATDLRASASLVLAGCIAEGSTIVDRIYHIDRGYDNIEDKLRKLGAKIERIKVN; this comes from the coding sequence ATGGAAAAGTTTCACGTTACAGGTCCAACCTCACTTAATGGCGAAGTCGTTATTTCTGGCGCTAAAAATGCAGCGCTTCCAATTTTATTTGCAGCGATTTTAGCTGAAAAACCAGTTGAACTTCAAAATGTGCCTAAATTGAAAGATATTGATACGACTTTAGACTTATTAAGTCAGTTAGGTGTGAAATGTCAACGTAATGGTTCGATTCATCTTGATGCGAGTCATCTTGATAACTATTGTGCTCCTTATGAACTTGTTAAAACAATGCGTGCATCAATTTGGGCTTTAGGGCCGTTGGTTGCGCGTTTTGGACAAGGGCAAGTTTCGTTACCGGGAGGCTGTGCTATTGGTGCCAGACCTGTTGATTTACATATCACTGGCCTACAACAATTAGGCGCAACAATTACCTTAGATGAGGGCTATGTTAAGGCTTCGGTTGAAGGACGATTAAAAGGTGCTCATATCGTAATGGACAAGGTAAGTGTTGGCGCTACAGTTACTATTATGTCTGCTGCCACCTTAGCAGAGGGCAAAACGATTATTGAAAATGCCGCTTGTGAACCAGAAATAGTTGATACAGCTAAATTTTTAAATATGTTAGGGGCAAAAATTACGGGTGCAGGAACTGTTCGTATCGAGATTGAAGGTGTTGAGCGTTTAGGTGGTGGCGTGCATGAGATTGTTTCAGATCGTATTGAAACTGGCACTTTCCTTGTTGCAGCGGCAATATCCAAAGGTAAAATTACATGTCGTAAAACCGATCCAACGCTACTTGATGCCGTCATTGCTAAATTGAAAGAAGCTGGTGCAAAAATTGAAACCGGCGAAGATTGGATATGTTTGGATATGGAAGGTAAACGTGCTAAGGCAGTCAATATACATACCGCACCACATCCTGGCTTTCCAACAGATATGCAAGCTCAATTTTCTCTATTAAATATGGTTGCACAAGGAACGGGAATTATTAAAGAAACGATTTTCGAAAATCGATTTATGCATGTACCTGAGCTTGTGCGTATGGGTGCCAGAGCTGAAATTGAAGGTAATACATTAATTACACATGGTGTTGAAAAACTAAGTGGAACGCAAGTCATGGCAACTGATTTACGCGCTTCAGCAAGTTTGGTTCTTGCCGGCTGTATCGCTGAAGGTTCAACTATTGTTGATCGTATTTACCATATCGACCGTGGTTATGATAATATAGAAGATAAATTGAGAAAATTAGGCGCTAAAATTGAAAGGATTAAAGTCAATTAA
- a CDS encoding DJ-1 family glyoxalase III, which yields MTKQALVFLSEGCEETEAVTTIDLLTRAGIKVITASISHSREVACSRGVTILAQKVFSEIKHTDFDVVILPGGLKGAENFRDCPELIEKLKQTHQSGNIVAAICASPAMVLQYHHLFPHAFMTGYPTTKDAFKHWKAERVYFDEQYKIITSQGPATSIDFALKIIDALLGKTKAAEVAEQLVLPSGIESYQ from the coding sequence ATGACTAAACAAGCATTAGTATTCTTATCTGAAGGTTGTGAAGAAACTGAGGCCGTTACCACTATTGACTTATTGACCCGTGCAGGTATAAAGGTTATCACTGCAAGTATTTCTCATTCACGTGAAGTTGCGTGTTCTCGTGGGGTAACTATCCTTGCACAAAAAGTATTTTCCGAAATTAAACACACTGATTTTGATGTGGTTATCTTGCCGGGTGGTTTAAAAGGTGCGGAAAATTTTCGTGATTGTCCTGAGTTAATCGAAAAATTAAAACAAACACATCAATCAGGTAATATTGTTGCGGCCATTTGTGCATCTCCTGCAATGGTTTTACAATATCATCATTTATTCCCTCATGCTTTTATGACCGGTTATCCAACAACTAAAGATGCATTTAAACATTGGAAAGCTGAAAGAGTATACTTTGACGAACAGTATAAAATCATTACTAGCCAAGGTCCTGCGACTTCAATTGATTTTGCTTTAAAAATTATTGATGCTTTATTAGGTAAAACTAAAGCAGCTGAAGTTGCTGAACAGTTAGTACTACCATCAGGAATTGAATCCTATCAATAA
- a CDS encoding acyltransferase yields the protein MTSVKTKKIYSIHVLRGVAIIMIVFSHCLGVFKNDGLIANSYLFSFLNLLAFNFTTFFVLIAGFLFQHLTYKFDTKKYYLSKFKTVLCPYISVSIFCFLFFHFQDLSKLSIFSTTEPSIISRVTTMLLTGSSLLPLWFIPMIIIIYAMSPIFYSWSKKNLIVAGLISMFWVVMFTKPEFTKPLLNLLHYGPVYLIGMMIRQNYEVIMKAVKNNLILVIAFFCLCFFIPFIGRYVVNLGVEKLYLDTLQKIILFILALYFLDGLNHKTNDGKIYKFFSFMANISFPIYFIHEIIIFQLEKLLFISPIGNLALTPNGSLASIGAIGLLISTLLISVIIASLIKFVFKDKSVFLIGSIR from the coding sequence ATGACATCTGTAAAAACGAAAAAAATCTATTCTATACATGTATTACGTGGTGTAGCAATAATCATGATCGTATTTAGCCACTGTTTAGGTGTTTTTAAAAATGATGGTTTAATTGCGAATAGCTATTTGTTTTCTTTTTTAAATTTGCTTGCGTTTAATTTCACGACTTTTTTTGTATTGATTGCAGGATTTTTATTTCAACATTTAACATATAAGTTTGATACTAAAAAATATTATCTTTCGAAATTTAAAACAGTTTTATGCCCCTATATTTCAGTATCAATATTTTGCTTTCTGTTTTTTCATTTTCAAGATTTATCTAAATTATCTATATTTTCCACTACAGAGCCAAGCATTATAAGTAGAGTGACGACTATGTTATTAACTGGTTCATCACTTTTACCATTATGGTTTATTCCAATGATAATCATCATATATGCAATGAGCCCTATTTTTTATTCCTGGTCTAAAAAAAACCTAATTGTAGCTGGTCTTATTTCAATGTTTTGGGTGGTAATGTTCACTAAACCAGAGTTTACTAAACCTTTGCTCAATCTATTGCACTATGGACCAGTTTATTTAATTGGAATGATGATACGACAAAATTATGAAGTCATCATGAAAGCAGTAAAAAATAATCTTATATTAGTCATCGCATTTTTCTGTTTATGCTTTTTTATACCATTCATTGGGCGATATGTCGTAAATCTTGGCGTTGAAAAACTTTATCTCGACACGTTACAGAAAATTATTCTTTTCATCTTAGCACTTTATTTTCTGGATGGACTAAATCATAAAACAAACGATGGAAAGATATATAAATTTTTTTCCTTTATGGCAAATATAAGTTTTCCAATATATTTCATTCATGAAATTATTATTTTTCAACTTGAAAAATTACTCTTTATTTCACCAATTGGTAACTTGGCACTAACACCAAATGGTTCGTTAGCATCAATTGGTGCTATTGGATTATTAATATCAACCTTATTGATAAGCGTAATAATTGCGAGTTTAATAAAGTTTGTCTTTAAAGATAAATCGGTATTTCTTATAGGCAGTATACGATAA
- a CDS encoding GNAT family N-acetyltransferase, which produces MSLIYKEEPERFCIMDNNKEIAEMTFSRVGQDKATINHTFVDLKYRGKGLADKLLDLTVKKLTDEHREIIPICSFAAKKLKK; this is translated from the coding sequence ATGTCGCTAATATATAAAGAAGAACCCGAAAGATTTTGTATTATGGATAATAATAAAGAAATTGCAGAAATGACATTTTCTCGTGTAGGACAAGATAAAGCGACGATTAACCATACTTTTGTTGATTTAAAATACAGAGGTAAAGGTTTGGCTGACAAGTTACTCGATCTCACGGTAAAAAAGTTGACAGATGAACACAGGGAGATTATTCCTATATGTTCATTTGCAGCTAAAAAACTCAAAAAATAA
- the nrdG gene encoding anaerobic ribonucleoside-triphosphate reductase-activating protein — protein MNYHRYYPVDVVNGEGTRCTLFVAGCVHQCRGCYNKSTWSLDSGLPFTQSVEDQIIKDLQDTEIKRQGLSLSGGDPLHPQNVPTILKLVKRVKTECDNKDIWLWTGYKLDELTPEQQAVIPYIDVLIDGKFVQEQADPKLLWRGSSNQIIYRFK, from the coding sequence ATGAACTATCATCGTTACTATCCTGTTGATGTTGTAAATGGTGAAGGTACTCGATGTACGCTTTTTGTTGCAGGCTGCGTTCATCAATGTCGTGGCTGCTACAATAAAAGTACATGGTCATTAGATTCGGGTTTACCATTTACACAGTCAGTAGAAGACCAAATCATCAAAGATTTACAAGATACAGAAATAAAACGTCAAGGATTATCGCTTTCTGGCGGTGATCCTTTGCACCCTCAAAATGTGCCTACAATTTTAAAATTGGTCAAACGTGTAAAAACAGAATGTGATAATAAAGATATCTGGCTTTGGACAGGCTATAAACTTGATGAGTTAACGCCCGAACAACAGGCTGTTATCCCTTATATTGATGTCTTAATTGATGGTAAATTTGTTCAAGAACAGGCCGATCCAAAGTTATTATGGCGAGGAAGCAGTAATCAAATTATTTACCGCTTCAAATAA
- the pfkA gene encoding 6-phosphofructokinase → MIKKIGILTSGGDAPGMNAAIRGVVRTALTEGLDVFGIHDGYLGLCEDRITQLDRASVSDIITRGGTFLGSARFPEFKDKEVRKKAIANLQKHQIDALVVIGGDGSYMGAMRLTEEGFPCIGLPGTIDNDIRGTDYTIGYFTALSTAVEAIDRLRDTCSSHHRISVIEIMGRDCGDLTLNAAVAGGCEFMIIPEVSYTKEDLIEEIKLGFAKGKKHAIVTVTEHMCDVNQLAADIEAAVHHETRATVLGHVQRGGSPVPYDRILGSRMGAFAVELLLQGHAGRCVGVQNGKLVHHDIIEAINTMKRPFDMELYNVAKRLF, encoded by the coding sequence ATGATAAAAAAAATTGGTATCTTAACCAGTGGTGGTGATGCACCAGGGATGAATGCTGCGATTCGTGGTGTGGTTAGAACGGCATTAACGGAAGGATTGGATGTTTTTGGTATTCACGATGGTTATTTAGGGCTTTGTGAAGATCGAATTACTCAGTTAGATCGTGCTAGTGTGTCAGATATTATTACACGAGGCGGTACATTTTTAGGTTCAGCGAGATTTCCTGAATTTAAAGATAAAGAGGTGAGAAAAAAAGCAATAGCGAATCTTCAAAAACACCAAATCGATGCATTAGTTGTCATTGGCGGCGACGGTTCTTATATGGGAGCAATGCGATTAACCGAAGAAGGATTCCCTTGTATTGGTTTACCCGGCACAATTGATAATGACATTCGTGGCACGGATTATACTATTGGCTATTTTACTGCACTCAGCACCGCCGTCGAAGCTATCGATAGATTGCGTGATACTTGTTCTTCTCATCATCGTATTTCTGTGATTGAGATTATGGGACGTGATTGTGGTGATTTAACTTTAAATGCAGCTGTAGCTGGCGGTTGTGAATTCATGATTATCCCTGAAGTTTCTTATACTAAAGAAGACTTAATTGAAGAAATTAAACTCGGTTTTGCTAAGGGTAAAAAACATGCTATTGTAACCGTTACTGAGCATATGTGTGATGTTAATCAGCTTGCAGCTGATATTGAAGCTGCTGTACATCATGAAACCCGAGCTACTGTGCTTGGTCATGTTCAACGAGGTGGTTCACCCGTTCCTTACGATCGTATTTTAGGTTCTCGTATGGGTGCTTTCGCTGTCGAATTGTTGCTACAAGGTCATGCTGGACGCTGTGTAGGTGTACAAAATGGTAAATTAGTTCATCACGACATCATAGAAGCAATTAATACAATGAAACGTCCTTTTGATATGGAATTATATAATGTTGCTAAACGTCTATTTTAG
- a CDS encoding GTP-binding protein → MTEQINSSLLPVTILTGFLGTGKTTLINYLLENNRNEKTIIIENEYGPVNIDSNLLNVSTDIQIVEITNGCICCTIQGELTEALHQLHAKRIAGELQFDRLIIETTGLADPAPIIQTFFIDELIRETIQLDAIITLVDAKHILTHLDEHRVALSQIGFADRIILTKTDCVDDEQKNHVINRLHHINHKAMIIEAVNGQIPKSAWLDIHAFDLSDELIINRGLFVIDTSSKHQSGFKLIPLKKSHSLKNDEICSYLFEAKELELKKIGAFMEQLVEQYGNDMLRYKGVLAIKGNAQRLIVQGVHKVVGFDYGSPWQNEQEKMSKLIVISRPLPFDELNKAFLETMKT, encoded by the coding sequence ATGACTGAGCAAATTAATTCTTCTTTACTTCCTGTCACGATATTAACTGGTTTTCTTGGTACAGGAAAAACAACGTTAATTAATTATTTATTAGAAAATAACCGCAACGAAAAAACAATTATTATCGAAAATGAATACGGACCGGTAAATATTGACAGTAATTTACTTAATGTCAGCACGGATATTCAAATTGTCGAAATTACTAATGGTTGTATTTGTTGTACTATTCAAGGCGAACTAACTGAAGCACTACATCAACTGCATGCTAAACGCATCGCAGGTGAATTACAATTCGATCGTCTTATTATTGAAACGACAGGCCTTGCCGATCCTGCGCCAATCATACAAACATTTTTTATTGATGAATTGATTCGAGAAACGATTCAATTAGATGCAATAATCACTTTAGTCGATGCTAAACACATACTAACACATCTTGATGAACATCGAGTCGCCCTTTCACAGATCGGTTTTGCAGATCGCATTATTTTAACGAAAACGGATTGTGTTGATGATGAACAAAAAAATCATGTTATAAACCGACTTCACCATATTAATCATAAAGCAATGATAATTGAAGCGGTTAATGGTCAAATTCCAAAATCAGCATGGCTAGATATTCACGCATTTGATTTGAGTGATGAACTCATCATTAATCGAGGCTTGTTTGTCATTGACACAAGCTCAAAACACCAATCAGGCTTTAAACTCATTCCATTAAAAAAATCTCATTCACTTAAAAATGATGAAATCTGTTCCTATCTTTTCGAAGCAAAAGAACTTGAATTAAAAAAGATAGGGGCATTTATGGAACAACTTGTTGAGCAATATGGTAATGACATGTTGCGTTATAAAGGTGTACTGGCTATCAAAGGGAATGCACAACGTTTAATAGTGCAAGGTGTTCATAAAGTGGTAGGATTTGATTATGGTTCGCCTTGGCAAAATGAACAAGAAAAAATGTCTAAATTAATTGTTATTAGTCGTCCTCTACCTTTTGACGAGTTAAATAAGGCATTTTTAGAAACCATGAAAACATAA
- a CDS encoding YbdD/YjiX family protein, translating into MFDSLAKAGKYLGQAAKLMVGIPDYDTYVQHMKLTHPEQTPMTYEEFFKERQEARYSGKGGFKCC; encoded by the coding sequence ATGTTTGATTCACTCGCAAAAGCTGGTAAGTATCTTGGGCAAGCTGCTAAGTTAATGGTTGGTATTCCCGATTATGACACTTATGTTCAACATATGAAGTTGACCCATCCAGAACAAACACCAATGACTTATGAAGAGTTTTTTAAAGAACGCCAAGAAGCACGTTATTCAGGCAAAGGTGGGTTTAAATGTTGTTAA
- a CDS encoding cation diffusion facilitator family transporter, with translation MSNSHLYETLVKKATLSAVLISIFLITIKLITCWFTGSISLFASLLDSSIDLIASGLNFFLVRYALKPADDDHTFGHGKAESLAALAQSTFIIGSATILLLSSIKSIVHPTALEVPLFGIIVSVISTVITCALVLYQRYVIKITQSKAVKADMLHYSSDMFMNVAVVIALCLSWYGITYADAVFAFFIALFICYNAYHIAYNAIQDLLDRALPDSDNQKIAEIVASFPQVHGFHDLKTRQAGPVKFIQLHIELDDNMPLVKAHAITDAVEKHLSNEFAPATVIIHQDPISVVPAEKMSDKL, from the coding sequence ATGTCAAATTCACATTTGTACGAAACATTAGTTAAAAAAGCGACATTAAGCGCCGTCTTAATTTCTATTTTCTTAATTACTATCAAATTAATTACTTGTTGGTTCACGGGGTCAATCAGTTTATTTGCTTCACTGCTTGATTCAAGTATAGATTTAATCGCATCCGGTCTAAATTTCTTTCTCGTGAGATATGCATTAAAACCTGCTGATGATGATCATACTTTTGGTCATGGTAAAGCAGAATCACTTGCTGCTTTAGCACAAAGTACGTTTATTATTGGATCTGCGACAATTTTGCTTCTTTCCAGCATTAAATCAATTGTTCATCCTACAGCACTTGAGGTTCCATTATTTGGTATCATCGTGTCTGTCATTTCGACAGTCATTACTTGTGCCTTAGTGTTATATCAACGATATGTGATAAAAATTACGCAAAGCAAAGCAGTGAAAGCGGACATGCTACATTACTCTTCGGATATGTTTATGAATGTCGCAGTAGTAATCGCACTCTGTTTAAGTTGGTATGGCATTACTTATGCAGATGCTGTATTTGCTTTTTTTATCGCTTTATTCATTTGCTATAATGCTTACCATATTGCCTACAACGCTATACAAGATTTGCTTGATCGCGCATTGCCTGATAGTGACAACCAAAAAATAGCAGAAATTGTGGCATCATTTCCACAAGTACATGGTTTTCATGATTTAAAAACCAGACAAGCAGGGCCTGTAAAATTTATTCAATTACACATTGAACTTGATGATAACATGCCATTAGTAAAAGCGCATGCTATAACCGATGCGGTTGAAAAACATCTTTCTAATGAATTTGCGCCTGCCACAGTCATTATTCATCAAGATCCTATATCGGTTGTTCCTGCTGAAAAAATGAGTGATAAATTATAA
- the can gene encoding carbonate dehydratase, with translation MFDVNDLIRFNHEWSEKIEQEDPEFFKQLAVKQNPKFLWIGCSDSRVPAEKLIKLKPGEMFVHRNVGNQVIHTDLNCLSVVQYAVDVLKIEDIIVCGHLDCGGIRAAVENPDLGLINNWLLHIRDLWFRNSSLIGKFSPELRMDILCELNVIEQVYNLGHSTIIQSAWLRGQKVNLHGWVYGIGNGKITDLHITSSSSENLEINYREAISYLLNLHKEQ, from the coding sequence ATGTTTGACGTCAACGATTTAATTCGTTTTAATCACGAATGGTCAGAAAAGATTGAACAGGAAGATCCTGAATTTTTTAAACAACTTGCAGTTAAACAAAACCCTAAATTTTTATGGATCGGCTGTTCGGATAGCCGTGTTCCAGCAGAAAAACTGATCAAACTCAAACCGGGAGAGATGTTTGTCCATAGAAATGTCGGCAATCAAGTAATTCACACGGATCTTAACTGTTTATCGGTCGTGCAATATGCTGTTGATGTGCTAAAAATTGAAGATATTATTGTTTGCGGTCATTTGGACTGTGGGGGTATTCGAGCTGCGGTCGAAAATCCAGATCTTGGTTTAATCAATAATTGGTTGTTACATATTCGTGACCTATGGTTCCGAAATAGTTCACTAATTGGTAAATTTTCGCCTGAACTTCGCATGGATATATTATGCGAATTAAATGTTATTGAACAAGTTTATAATTTAGGGCATTCAACCATTATACAGTCAGCTTGGTTACGCGGTCAAAAAGTCAATTTGCATGGTTGGGTGTATGGTATTGGTAACGGTAAGATTACCGATTTGCATATTACTTCATCAAGTAGCGAAAATCTTGAAATTAATTATCGGGAAGCGATTTCTTATCTTTTAAATTTACACAAAGAACAATAA